The sequence below is a genomic window from Vallitalea okinawensis.
TTCCGTGGTTTACATCATCTAACAATATATTTTCGTATCCTACGCACATCTCTTCACTGGTGCGAGTACCGCCAGGAAGAAGGGCTCTGAGGGGCCGGTTCAGAGACGTCGGGAATGCGGAACGTTAGATAACATACTCACCTAGTTGAAAGGAGAAACAGATACGAAATGCAAATTCGGAGTGCAAGAAAAAACGATTGCATAAATATTGCGAAAGTACAAGTAGATAGTAACAGAAGTACATATAGAGGAATAATGCCCGATTTATATTTAGATAGTCTATCATATGAACAGAAGAGTCAAAGCTGGGAAAAAAGACTTTTTCAAGACCCACAAAATGAATTTGCATATGTCGTAGTATGTGATAATAAAATAGTAGGTTTTCTGTGCGCAAGTAGTAATCGAACACATCCTCATTATGAAAGAGAGATACATTCTTTATATATACTTCATAACTATCAACGTAGAGGGATTGGGAAGAAGCTTATGAAAAAAGTGATTGAAAGATATAAGAATGAGGAAATTAACTCATTAATATTGTGGACATTACATGAGAATAAATCCAAGTATTTTTATGAGTATGTAGGTGGCAAGTT
It includes:
- a CDS encoding GNAT family N-acetyltransferase, with protein sequence MQIRSARKNDCINIAKVQVDSNRSTYRGIMPDLYLDSLSYEQKSQSWEKRLFQDPQNEFAYVVVCDNKIVGFLCASSNRTHPHYEREIHSLYILHNYQRRGIGKKLMKKVIERYKNEEINSLILWTLHENKSKYFYEYVGGKLVEERIIDRGGKKLKSIAFCWDNLRTDFS